One part of the Lotus japonicus ecotype B-129 chromosome 2, LjGifu_v1.2 genome encodes these proteins:
- the LOC130738045 gene encoding uncharacterized protein LOC130738045 — protein sequence MARPLSVTHPLPSTSNIGLAVMTLTLCAIALLMCASHSRKWRRQWSSCYGAFVEEPVIEFNNEAVICEGEQQESSIWQKNILMGGKCQLPDFSGVIIYDSDGNVVNPAKTSRPLLTWK from the coding sequence ATGGCTCGCCCACTTTCAGTGACTCACCCTTTGCCAAGCACTTCAAATATTGGCCTTGCTGTTATGACCCTTACACTATGTGCCATTGCTTTGCTCATGTGTGCTTCTCATTCGCGCAAATGGCGGCGTCAATGGAGCTCTTGCTATGGTGCCTTTGTTGAAGAACCTGTGATAGAGTTTAACAATGAAGCTGTGATCTGTGAAGGTGAGCAACAAGAGTCTTCAATTTGGCAGAAGAACATTCTCATGGGTGGGAAGTGCCAGCTCCCAGATTTCTCTGGTGTCATTATATATGACTCCGATGGCAATGTAGTAAACCCTGCTAAAACTTCACGTCCATTATTAACCTGGAAATAA
- the LOC130738043 gene encoding DEAD-box ATP-dependent RNA helicase 39-like produces the protein MLLLKGSLYLSLKPLNRVKRCHNTRAPSMAGATGRTLFTLSLSSNLTTRLSRHAKRFPFLTPSNPITVLPRFRPLSSIAAPEVAAEPDQMKHSMLLERLRSRHLKDSAKTPEAKNPPKKGAARKSEEEEKKKVAVAGSFEELGIGDEVMGSVREMGIEVPTEIQCIGVPAVLEGKSVVLGSHTGSGKTLAYLLPLVQLLRRDEQLNGVLMKPKRPRAVVLCPTRELSEQVFRVAKSISHHARFRCTMVSGGGRIRPQEDSLNHPIDMVVGTPGRILQHIEEGNMVYGDIKYLVLDEADTMFDKGFGPDIRKFIGPLKHRSSKSEGLGFQTVLVTATMTNAVQKLVDEEFQGIEHLRTSTLHKKISTARHDFIKLSGSENKLDALLQVLEPSLAKGNRVMVFCNTLDSSRAVDHYLDENLISTVNYHGEVPAEQRVENLKKFKSDNEDCPTLVCTDLAARGLDLDVDHVVMFDFPRNSIDYLHRTGRTARMGAKGKVTSLVAKKDLNLAAKIEEAIRKNESLEGITKESVRKDITRTQITELRGKNKNLVRVSKVKDKSGGHASSGNSRAGMQSGKGSPPAKSVKKGINVSKSGDRACSGNAGSGVKSGKGSRPAKSTKRGINVSKPVRSSSGNSSSKGSSEGKQTRKKTSATKSTNSKLSVVGFRGRNSSSNNKPSSL, from the exons ATGCTCCTCCTGAAAGGATCACTCTATCTGAGCCTAAAACCCTTAAACAGAGTTAAGCGCTGCCACAACACAAGAGCTCCTTCAATGGCGGGAGCTACAGGAAGAACCCTcttcacactctctctctcctccaACCTCACCACACGCCTCTCTCGTCATGCCAAGCGCTTCCCATTTCTCACGCCATCGAACCCCATCACCGTTTTGCCACGGTTCAGGCCTCTCTCTTCCATCGCCGCACCAGAAGTTGCGGCGGAACCTGACCAGATGAAGCACTCCATGCTCCTCGAGAGGCTCAGAAGCAGGCACCTCAAGGACAGTGCTAAAACCCCAGAAGCCAAGAATCCCCCAAAGAAGGGTGCTGCGAGGAAatctgaggaggaggagaagaagaaagtggCGGTTGCTGGGAGTTTTGAGGAGTTGGGAATCGGTGATGAGGTTATGGGTTCTGTTAGGGAAATGGGTATTGAAGTTCCCACTGAGATACAGTGTATTGGTGTCCCTGCTGTGTTGGAAGGGAAGAGTGTGGTTTTGGGGTCTCATACTGGATCTGGCAAGACCCTGGCTTACTTGCTTCCCCTTGTTCAG TTGCTAAGACGGGATGAACAATTGAATGGAGTACTGATGAAGCCTAAACGTCCCCGAGCTGTTGTGCTATGTCCTACAAGGGAGTTGTCTGAGCAG GTTTTTCGAGTTGCAAAATCAATAAGCCATCATGCAAGATTCAGGTGTACCATGGTAAGTGGTGGTGGTCGTATTCGGCCTCAGGAGGATTCACTTAATCACCCCATTGATATGGTGGTTGGTACTCCTGGCAGGATTCTTCAACACATTGAGGAGGGAAATATGGTATATGGTGACATCAAATACTTG GTATTGGATGAGGCAGACACAATGTTTGATAAGGGTTTTGGTCCTGATATACGCAAATTTATTGGCCCATTAAAGCATCGTTCTTCAAAGTCTGAGGGGCTAGGTTTTCAGACTGTCTTGGTCACTGCAACCATGACAAAT GCTGTGCAAAAGCTGGTTGATGAGGAGTTTCAAGGCATTGAACATCTGCGCACATCAACGTTGCATAAAAAGATTTCTACTGCTCGCCATGATTTTATTAAACTTTCAGGTTCTGAGAACAAGCTGGATGCATTACTTCAG GTATTAGAGCCAAGTCTAGCAAAGGGGAATAGGGTGATGGTTTTCTGCAATACATTGGATTCAAGCCGTGCTGTGGATCACTATCTTGATGAAAATCTGATTTCTACTGTGAACTACCATGGGGAGGTACCGGCAGAACAAAG GGTTGAAAATCTCAAAAAATTTAAGAGTGACAATGAAGATTGCCCTACACTGGTTTGCACAGACTTGGCTGCTAGGGGTCTGGACTTGGATGTAGATCATGTTGTCATGTTTGACTTCCCAAGGAATTCT ATTGACTACCTTCATCGCACAGGTAGAACTGCTCGAATGGGCGCAAAAG GGAAAGTAACAAGTTTGGTTGCTAAAAAGGACTTGAACTTGGCAGCCAAAATAGAGGAGGCAAtaagaaagaatgagagtttgGAGGGTATCACTAAAGAAAGTGTACGAAAGGACATTACGCGGACCCAAATCACTGAGCTGAGGGGAAAGAACAAAAACTTGGTAAGAGTTTCAAAAGTTAAGGACAAATCTGGTGGCCACGCCAGTTCTGGGAATTCCAGGGCAGGTATGCAATCTGGCAAAGGATCACCACCAGCTAAGTCGGTGAAGAAAGGGATTAACGTATCAAAATCCGGTGACCGTGCCTGTTCTGGGAATGCTGGGTCAGGTGTGAAATCTGGTAAAGGATCACGACCAGCAAAATCTACAAAGAGAGGGATTAACGTATCAAAGCCTGTAAGATCTTCCAGTGGAAATAGCTCAAGTAAAGGTTCTTCAGAGGGTAAGCAAACAAGGAAAAAGACGAGTGCCACCAAATCTACAAATTCTAAACTCAGTGTTGTGGGGTTTAGGGGGCGGAATTCATCATCAAATAACAAGCCATCTTCTTTGTGA
- the LOC130738044 gene encoding UPF0481 protein At3g47200-like has product MSKLEEKEGVLNDWKTEFSENLELVVLPEMSAVQEQCIYLVPPEIRQLNPKAFTPQVVCIGPFHRQHGSGLEGNYFMQMEELKLKYLKGFLHRTHLNVKDLVLKLEECETKIRSSYAMTLNLDSNELIKIILVDACFIIEHFLRCYMFENWEENDPLFLKPWLLVHVHSDLLLLENQLPFFVLDDIYNLSGMNMTFFSFLSVTFQYFGQYNRQNILPEGFSHPKHLTDILRTFIIPSSFDFEIERDVEIQHVYSATQLSEAGLVFKASEDEHKSLLDIDLNEGVLTMPHFRVHDITEVFMTNILVFEQCHHREAKYMSQYFWILGFLIKTEKDVDILVDKKIIVDLIGDAKEVVTVFRNLRKNVSLPSFGAKYKNICMGLNDHFDTNPWNKYMSIFKHDYFNTPWKIASTTAAVLLLLLTLIQTVCSVIQVVQGSKPN; this is encoded by the coding sequence ATGAGCAAACTCGAGGAAAAGGAGGGAGTGTTAAATGATTGGAAGACAGAATTCAGTGAAAATCTTGAACTAGTGGTTCTTCCAGAAATGTCTGCAGTCCAAGAACAATGCATTTATTTAGTCCCACCAGAAATTCGCCAACTCAATCCAAAAGCCTTCACTCCTCAAGTTGTTTGCATTGGCCCATTTCACAGACAACATGGCTCTGGTTTGGAGGGAAATTATTTTATGCAAATGGAAGAACTGAAACTGAAATACCTCAAGGGATTCCTTCACAGAACGCACCTCAATGTGAAGGATTTAGTTCTCAAACTTGAGGAATGTGAAACCAAAATTCGAAGCTCTTACGCAATGACTCTTAACCTTGACAGCAATGAACTCATTAAGATTATCCTTGTCGACGCTTGTTTCATTATTGAGCACTTTCTCAGATGTTATATGTTCGAGAATTGGGAGGAAAACGACCCTTTATTTTTGAAACCATGGTTGCTGGTTCACGTTCATAGTGACTTGTTACTCCTCGAGAATCAGCTTCCTTTCTTTGTTCTTGATGACATATACAATCTCTCTGGTATGAACATgacatttttttcatttcttagtGTTACTTTCCAATATTTTGGACAATACAACCGGCAAAACATATTACCTGAAGGATTTTCACATCCAAAACATTTAACTGATATTCTAAGAACTTTTATTATACCTTCATCTTTCGATTTTGAAATAGAAAGGGATGTGGAAATACAGCATGTTTACAGCGCGACTCAGTTATCAGAAGCAGGTTTGGTATTCAAGGCGAGTGAAGACGAGCACAAATCCTTGCTTGACATAGATCTTAATGAGGGTGTGTTAACAATGCCACACTTCCGCGTGCATGACATAACAGAGGTTTTCATGACTAACATTCTGGTATTTGAGCAATGTCACCATCGAGAGGCAAAGTACATGTCTCAATATTTTTGGATCCTAGGTTTTCTTATCAAGACTGAGAAAGATGTGGACATACTGGTTGATAAGAAAATTATTGTCGATTTGATAGGTGATGCTAAAGAAGTGGTTACAGTTTTTAGAAATCTCCGCAAAAATGTTTCTTTGCCATCCTTTGGTGCAAAGTATAAAAATATCTGCATGGGTTTGAATGATCATTTCGACACAAATCCTTGGAACAAATACATGTCAATATTTAAACATGACTACTTCAACACTCCTTGGAAAATAGCATCTACCACTGCTGCTGTGCTGCTGCTTTTGCTGACACTGATTCAAACTGTATGTTCTGTCATCCAAGTTGTTCAAGGATCAAAGCCAAACTAA